The proteins below are encoded in one region of Coffea arabica cultivar ET-39 chromosome 4c, Coffea Arabica ET-39 HiFi, whole genome shotgun sequence:
- the LOC113740410 gene encoding HVA22-like protein e encodes MGRFWTFLTYVHSAAGPTVMLLYPLYASVMAIESPSKLDDEQWLAYWILYSFITLVEILLQPILEWIPIWYSVKLAIVAWLVLPQFRGAAFIYEKVVRERVIKKYGAISSHVHKDKSPNGKSNGKSKGKKKFVDFITPKKGEHEAY; translated from the exons ATGGGTCGTTTCTGGACCTTCCTTACCTATGTTCATTCAGCAGCTGG GCCAACAGTGATGTTGCTCTATCCTCT ATATGCTTCGGTAATGGCTATAGAAAGCCCTTCAAAACTGGATGACGAGCAATGGCTTGCATATTGGATCCTATATTCGTTTATCACATTGGTTGAGATACTTCTTCAACCCATCCTAGAATG GATACCAATTTGGTACAGCGTGAAGCTTGCAATTGTAGCATGGTTGGTGCTGCCTCAGTTCAGAGGGGCTGCTTTCATATATGAGAAGGTTGTGAGGGAGAGAGTGATCAAGAAATACGGGGCAATTAGCAGCCATGTCCACAAGGACAAGTCTCCAAATGGCAAAAGCAATGGCAAAAGCAAAGGCAAAAAGAAGTTTGTGGATTTCATTACTCCTAAAAAG GGTGAACATGAAGCTTATTGA